The sequence CTTGCAATCACAGGATGAATGGAACAACAGTGAGGACAACATGtcctcatcctcatcaacatcaagTGACCAGACTTGATCTTCAAGGCTGATGTATAGAGGAGGAGAGTAATGGACTGGTTGTCCACCGGGGTTGAAGGTGAGGCGCACATCTCCTCCGGCACGGGAGTTCCACTCCACCGCAACCGGTTGGACCTCCGGGGTTTGAACTAAGCCCTCCTCCACGTTAGGATCGACTTTAAAGAACAGGTTGCTTGCCTTTATCCCTCATGGATAGCTTGTAAGAGTAGTGGGGTGCATCCTTTGCACAGGCCATTGGATCCTCATAGGCGTGGGAGCTAAACACCTCCACCATGTCCCTTTGCACTGTGGTATCCGCCACCTCATCGTAATCGCAGGATGAAGGGGACAGCAGTGACGACAACATGtcctcatcctcatcaacatcaaaAGGCCAGACTTGTTCATCAAAGTTGTTGTTGGGAGGAGGAGAGCAATGGACCGGCACAAAGACTGGTTGTCCGTCGGGAGAGAAGATGAGACGCACATCGCCctgcatctctctctctctcaaaagaTTAGTActgattctttttaaaaataaaaaaaaaaatgcttttattgatttcttcaaaagagCATGTTGGCTTGGCTTTGTACTCTCTAAACAAGAGTTTTCTCCTTCATGTGATCAACATGTGGGTTCTCTAAATCATTTTCTTGCCCATTTAATGCATTAAGTTTTCTTGTTAGGACATCTCACTCTACCTATGAGGCCTTCCATTCATTcccatgagagagagagagagagagagagagagtgagtgtgtgtgtgtgtgtgtgactaagtttgttttcttaatttaattgattattccATTCTTAATGAATGGtatctattattttatgtattacTTTCTTTTACCCTCAATCACTAAGAGTAattgtttttaagtttttagcacgatttatctgatttttattttaaaaataaatactaacgCAAGCAACGGATCCAAACTTCtaatagtttgttttttttttttaaaaaaaaagtaaatacagCGAGGCTGACTAAACTGACCGACATGTTTAGTCACATGAACAGACTTGTCGTTAATCGGTCCGGTTCAGCAATTAAAACAAGTCGAACCGGGCCGGTTTCTTCCTATCAGACCATTCTAACCCGGGAATAACCGGAGGCTTACACGACCGGAGAAGGGCGAAGTTCACGCCCTTAAAAAACGGGTGAGCTTTGATGTCAGCCGCTCCCCGCCGGGAACCAAGCCTGTTCACCGGATCCTTAACAAGCAACCGGGAGATCAGATCTCTAGCCAATGAATCCAGCGGTGAAGAAGCTGCCGGAAAAACCAAACCCCGTTTGACAATATTAAACAAGGTAGACTCATTGGTCTTCCCAGCAAAGGGCGTGTGCCCGTATAAATTCTCATATAAAAACACACCGTAAGCCCACCAGTCCACTGCGCTGCCATGTGCTTTACCAGTAGCGATCTCCGGCGCCACGTACTCGTGCGTGCCGACAAACGAGGTCGACCGTGCCGTCACTGGCTCGGCCACGAACTGGTAAGGATTTGTCTTGCAAGATATGAAAGGAAGGCAAGAAGGGTTGTTGGAATGAGAATCGTCGATGGCGGGAGAAGTTGTGGATTGAAGAGAGAGATCAAAGTCAGTGAGCATGATGTGACCATCTGATCGGATCAAGATGTTTTCTGGTTTGAGATCGCGGTAGACAATCCCCATCATGTGGAGGTATTCTAGTGCGAGCAAGACTTCGGCCGCGTAGAACCTGGCTGAAGCCAGAGGAAAGCGACGGGAAGGGAGTTGGTGCCGGAGTGTGTGGAGATCACCGCCGGAGCAGTAGTCCATGACGAGGCATGAGTAGTGTGGTGATGCAGCAAAGTCGGCGTGTAACTTGGGGAGGAATGGGTGGTGGAGTGTGCGCAAGATGGTTCGTTCTGTGTCGGCTCTGTTGAGCTTGTTCTTCTTGGCGAGTTCTCGGTTGTCGACGATTTTCATTGCGTAGGATTTTGTGGGATCGTTGCGGAGGTGGCAGAGATAGACGGTGCCGATGTCACCGGTGCCGATGCGGCGAATCAGTTCGAAGTCTTGTGGGTAGAGTTTGGTTGCTGAGGGGGGAGAGAATTTTGGGCAATGGTCGTAGCTGCCGCTGCTGCTGCTCGTTGAGCTTTGGCTTGAGTTTTGTGTTTGTGAACTGTTGTCTTCATCGGAATCCAGAGAGAGGTCTGAAATCATAGATTGAGAAGACATTTCTtggggttttggagaagttgtGATCAGTgtggagtttttattatgcatgAAAAGTTTCTCCACTTTTTGACTTTCGTGAGCAGAATATCAGACAGTGCGTATGTAATTAGAGAAGTCGTGGTATTCTAGAACTTGGAGCgtaaattcatgaaccgaaaGACATGAAGGGAGGAAAGGCAAGCTTTTGTTTCTTATTccctttgaagaagaaatagaaaagcAGGGATtccttcaaaaaaataaatataaaaacaaaaaaaaaaaaacaaaataaaacaaagagtCTCTCTCTGTGTGTCACTGTGGCGTAAGGACGAGGAGGAGTAAATTAGGGTACTTTTATAGTAAGAGAAAAGAGCAAAGGAAAAGATGTTGTGATCTACATATGACCACACGACCATTAAGGTTTGTTGAGGGACATACTTGTAGGCTTGCACGTGAGTATTTCCTAGTGACATGGACCAGGCATGTTGTACGTTGATAGATACTGTCGAGTAGACTGATGCAAGGAGGGTTCTGCGAAGGAGGGAACAGTGCACATCATGTTTCGGACGGTACTCGTTTTTGGCTGAGGTCACTTCATCCTAATTTGAGCTCGGATTGGAAGTTAAAATGGAggtatttgtaatttattagagaattatacataaaataatgtatgcctgtatatatatactcataagTTATTGTAGACAATAAAAATTTGGTAAAATTACCGTACAATCCACCACTAATTTCAAaccagccaaaaaaaaaaaaactttagttTAAATAATGACATGGAAGACTTGCTTTTGGTATAATTGACCCTCAGTTCTTGCGGACATCAAATCAagatattaatgattttttattaaatacaaaaaaattaactcaataGGTGAAAACATAggtatttttaatattacaaatttttttttatcaaaatacgGATTTGCTGAATTATTTATCAGAATGCACATCATTTTTaacattcttaatttttttaaaaaaactaaaaaaacaggAGAAGTACtccaattttctattttttttatttaaaaaaatgtgaaaactGGAGAGCTCccgttttctttttttatttttttttaataaaaaaaaataggaaatgaGGAATTCTCTCCTGgtttccctttcttttttcttaaaaaaacctAACGGATGCTTAATGGTGCACTTaactattattttctaatatagttaagaaattaactatattagaaaataatagttaagttatatacatattttttttaagttttattttttataaaactatgaATCCCAAAAATATTCGAAATAAAACGGTCAAACTTGCattagtaaaaaattattacgaGAAGTATTTAGTATATAATAGGGCGGTCAAACATGTACCGGTCAGTAATTAAGACTGTAAAACTTGCACCGGTATGTAATTAGTAtaaagtaggacggtcaaacctgcaccggtcagtaattagtacaaaataagTCAGTCAAATCTGCATTGGTCAGTAATTAGTATAAAGTAGGTCGATTAAACATGCACCGGTCAGTAtagtacaaagtaggtcgaGCAAACCTGCGCTGGtcaataattagtacaaagtaggactaTCAAAACTGCACCAGGCAGTACTTAGTTCAAAGTTAgacagtcaaacctgcaccggtcagtaattagcatAAAGTAGAACAGTCAAACATGCACCGATCagtacttagtacaaagtaggacaaTCAAACCTACACCGGAccgtaattagcacaaagtaagTCAAGCAAACCAGCACCGGTTAGTAATTAGTAGAAATTAGAACGACCAACTTGCACCGATTAGTAATTAATGTAAAAGAGGTCGGTCAAAcatgcaccggtcagtaattaagATGGTAAAACGTGCACCGGTATGTAATTAGTATAAAGTAGGATGGTCAAACCTGAACCGATCAgtaattaacacaaaataaaacgATCAAACATACATCGGCGGTCGAACCTGTATCAGtcaataattagtacaaagtaggtcaATCAAGTCTGCACTGgttagtaattagtacaaagcaGGTTGGTGAAACAtacaccggtcagtaattagtacaaagtaggtcggGCAAACCTGCACTGgttagtaattaatataaagtaggacggtcaaaaCTGCACCGGACAGTACTTAGTTTAAAGTTTgacagtcaaacctgcaccggtcagcaattagcacaaagtaggactATCAAACCTACATTGATCagtacttagtacaaagtaggacagtCAAACCTGTACTAGtaagtaattagcacaaagttaGTTGAGAAAACCTGTACCGATTAATAATTAGTATAAATTAGGATGGTCAACCTGCGCCTATCagtacttagtacaaagtaggacagtTAAACCTACACTGGTCAATAAAAGTAGGTTGGTCAAACCAGCACCAATCAGTAATTAATGCAAAGTACAAGAGGGAATATGCTTCATATCTGATCACTATGAATCTATCAAATCAGCGCTTGGATTACTTGGGCATCAAATGAGTATTCCCCGTGCGTACCATGTTTACTGCATTAGACATATCTCGGCCAATTTCATACGtcatttcaaaaacaaagaaatgcagCGGATAGTTGTTAATATTGGCAAGttacaagaattttttttgttaatatgacttttacatttttgttaattattaaagTTATCTTAACTTTGTAAGTTAATTGTTATAGGTTGTTTGaaaaccattcaagattttaactacTAGTACGGTTTACTGCGGGACAATGATGTAGAAGTGACGAGATGGTTGGATAACATACCTCAGGAGAACTGGTCTCAAGCCTTcgataaagaaaaaagaaggtaTAGTCATATGATAACCAACATCGCAGAATGTGTTAATTCAGTGCTTAAGGGAACAAGAAACCTTCCCATAATAGCTATGGTTAACTCAACATACTTCCGACTTGATAAGTTGTTTGTGAGGAAAGGTGTACAGGTACAAGCTCAAATCGCATTAAGCTTTATCTTCTCAGAATCACTAATGAAGGCAATCCAAGAAAATCAATAAGCAGCATCCAACATTTACGTTCGTCAATTTGACCGTGAAGAGAAGTCTTTGATGGTGGATGAGATGTCACCCCCGCAATGTGGCCGAATAGCTAAGAGTTTTCGCATCAATCTAAGTTCGCATTGGTAGGACTATGATGCTTTTTAGATGCTGCATTTTCTATGTCACCATATCCTTGTGACATGCTAGCATATTCGGCTACATTGGGAGGAATAAGTTGACAACGTGTATAGGctttaaacaatttttaatgtatattataAAGAGTTTGAGCTAGTATCAAATGAAGGATATTAGAACCCTTATAATGGTCCATGTCTGCATCCTGATGTTATGATGAGAAGACTGACGAAAGGACGACCAAAATCTAGAAGGATTCACAATATGATTGATATTATGGAAGGTGTGCAGCCAAAacgttgtggtttatgtctcaatGAAGACATAGTCACCGAAATTGTCCCAACATTACCGGTTCAAGTAGTTGGTCGTAGTGTACtctaagggtgtgtttgtttaGGTGTacttggttttacatgtaaaaccaaatactttactttatgaaatACATTGTTTGTTTAAGTGTATTTGCAAATCCTAATTTTATTGAGATTACATTACAATAgcttttttggtgtatttggttttacgcccaaattAGGCGTAAAACAAAATCCCGGGAGTTGaaaaccaatgtatatatacatacaagtatatatacacatacacatacatatatttatacatttatataaacatatacatatacatactcatatacatatatgtatatatacatatacttatacatatatatatatattcatgtatgtatatatacacatacacatccatatatacatatatatactcatatatgtatttttacacatatacatatatacccatatacatatatgtatatatgtatatgtatatacatatatatatatatatacttatatacatatatgtatatacatatatacacacacatatacatgtacttatacagatatatatactcatgtacatatatgcatatatacacatatatacatatatttatacatatatatatactcgtatacatatatgcatatatgcatatatacacacatacacatgcattttccaattacagatttacaaatcatttcaaacaaacataaaattttataatatagtaatttcagttacatccaaccaaacacaagatttgactgcactgtattttgaaaacacAAGATCTGTCAAGCAGTCCTCGTGGCCTAGGTTTTCATGCTTGCTCGGCTGGCAGGTCATCATCAGATGATTCGtctgaattgtgtattgatgaaGCTAGATTGTTCAGGTTCGTAGCAAAGTATGAAGTGTTTGGAGGTGATTCCTATTCTTGTTGCTGAATGGAGTTAAACAACTAGATTGTCCATGTTCCATAGGTGTATGAGGTTGATACTCAAATAAATTCTGCACAAAGTCCATCCCGAAATCAGTCGAGTATATGCTGGGCTCAACCGGAGGAAATCCATGGAGATGAGACAATCGAGTAACGTTGATATCATCTGATAAGTGAAATGACTGGTACGCCTCGTGTTGTGGTTGACAAGGAATATGTGCCTCATCGTGTTCAACCTGAGAACTATGCCAACGACGTCTTTGTAGGGAGGACTCGATAGTGGCACGTCTACAACTGCTATTGGAAGACTTCTGAGTGGCGCTGGAAAAGTGTTTCGTCTTGTACGGGGATCTAACTGGTCCTGATCAGTCGATATAAATAGTATAGTGTTAGTGGTATACCATTCATAATATTCATCCAACATTGTGTTATTCCCAGCAAAAACAAGAAGAGTGAGGCAGCGCGATGTTCTATCTTTCCAATATCCAATCCATCTCTTGTGCATTAGTGCCCAATCTATGACGATTCTATCATGAAGATCATGATCATGGGTCGGTCCAATGCAAACTGGAGCAAGCGGAACACCTTGGGCGAAGCCAAACTGTTTTGTTACCCGATCGGTTTAGTACTACTCAACAACTTCGAAGCAAATCAATAATGTAAATGCAATCCACAAAGGTATGTCAGCAAAAATGTCAAGTAACACTTGTGCTATTATCTCGTCCGCATCGTAAGGGCGCCATATAAACTGTTCAAACTTctttaccaaataatcaataattattaCTACCTAAAATATGTGCATGAATTATCAGTTGTTTTAACAACATTACCTATTGCATCTCTAAGAGATCTAGTAACTGCCTATATATCTTCACATTGTGCTTGTTGCTACGGCTATCATCATCCATTTCAATGTGTGCCCAcctaaaaaatgagaatgaattacAATTCATTGTATTATAATTGAGTATAAAATGAATCAACAATTTAATTTGTTCTCACCTACAGGCAAAATTAAAGGATATAATAGAACAGGTTCGAGGGGATATATTTGAAACCCTGTATCATGCCCATGATTGAAGTAATATCATTGGTCCACTGATATTCTTCATATCCCTGTTGGATGTACAACATAAAGACCTGTACATGGTTGCTAGACATGCTGAACCCCAACTGTATCTTCTGCTTCTATAAAATCCCTCAGAAGTGGTAACCACTTTAGATAAACCCTGTTCTGGGACATATCCGGCATGAGGATGCAACCGATAAGTCTTAGGATATAGGCACATGCATAATATTCTATCTCTCGTTGACCTGCATTGTATGAAAACATGCCAAATATTTCCTCAAGCCACGTTAGTGTTATACTCTGACCTTTCCTTTGATCCGCCGGTGGGACCACTCCGAGCAACTCTGCATAGACAACACTTCATAAGCCAGAAGTCTGCACAATGACTTCATGGTCGCTAATGGGTAAGCCCAGTAATAGCGCCACATCTTCCAACGTGATTGTTGTTTCACCTCATGTAAGGTGGAACGTGTGTGTTTCTGTCCACCATTTCTCCACAATGCACTCACAAAAGCGGCATCAATTTGGAAATTAAGAATGTGAGCCACATGATAGATTCCGGCTTCCCTTAAAAGACCTATGATTTTAGGAGGAGGCTCTATAATAGACACATGTTTGCACCTTAGAACCCCATCAGGCTGTAAgaagttataaattaatcaatttcataataaataacacaagtagaaaaataatataggctgacctgaaaaataaaatatgattgcTCACTAAAccataatatactaggttatctaaataaacatgcttcgaccctaatataacaattattaatacaataattaattataacataatacaattattcataaaactaATTTcctaatacaattattaataaaaaaaattagcctAAAAATATAGacggttatctaattaaacatgcttagGGCGCTAAtaagacaattattaatacgatgaataattatgacataatagaATTATTAAGAAAgactaatgacttaatacaattattaataaataattaacctaataatatactaggttatctaaataaacatacTTCAACACAAATATAACAactattaatacaataattaattatggcataataatattattcataaaactaatgaaataatacaattattaataaaagaattagtCTAAAATTATAgcgggttatctaattaaacatgattagGGCGCTAAtaagacaattattaatacgattaataattatgacataatacaattattaatataaactaatgacttaatacaattattaataaaaaattaacataataatatactaggtaatttaaaaaacatgctTCGGCGCTAATATAAcgattattaatacaataattaattataatataatacagttattcataaaaactaatgacataatacaattattaaaaaagaaatagcCAAAAACTATAGTGGgctatctaattaaacatgtttGGGGCACTAATAACacattattaatacaattaataattataacataatacaattattaataaataattaacctaAAGGTTAtctatgtataaaaaaaaattacctttttCGGCAAAATAGATGAAATGTGATCACCTTGTATTCTTAAGAACACCATTCGAAAATTATCAACAGAAATCCTATACCCGTATAAGTATAAAATACCGGACAATTAGAAGTTGAAATAGGATTAGAATGAGAGAAAAATGAGAATGGAGGGGATATGGTATGAAGCGGGAAGTGGAGattatataagaaataaaaaaataatagatatatgcAATGATATTATAGCCGTTACCCACCACTGACAAACGGCTACtaatacaaatattatatatatatataatatgtttttaaaaaagagaaagtgGAAAACGGGAGAGCCCGTTCTCCActgttcattattttttaaaaataaaaaaagaagtgaaaattGGGAAAATTTTCCTGTTTTCCCCCAAAATGCGCATTTCGATAATAATCCAAATCAagcatatttttgtaaattcttttttcaatatttaaaaaaaatccaaaaatataagattccgGGTGGAATATAAAGTTTATTCCCATTATATCcctaaaacataataaatcacaaacacatcaatttttaaaaattgaaaaatatgaaaatttcatgtttattttttctttcaacacatactttatatgaaaatatatttatcaaaatatttggctggaaataagaaaacatttgagattaaaatttttccaaatattaagttggagaagacatttttatttaattataattattaaatttaaattaattaatattaataaaaattaaatattttaaaatcaaaatttatttttaaaataataacacgtatttattattaaacattttatcatatttaaatcaaaatcttatgAAACTTTGTGAGATGAACACCTTGCTCAGGGACCTCCTGAGGGGCACTACCAGTAGAGCAAACGGTGTCGCTCATTGGAAGATAGTGAAGACTGCAAATATGGTCACCCGCAAGCCAGGGAGGTCTTCGAGCGAGGGAAGTCATATGCGTCCGTGCATTTCCTTTTATCAGGCTACCAGCTTTCTCCAGCTCCAGCTGCGCAGCATTCATAAGTGGCTGTCGACGTCAATTCTCAGCACTTGTATTTAAAGTGGGGTTTTCCACGTCAGAAGGGAAAGGCCATTGCTAGGAAAACCTCCTTATCTTTGGTTGATCGACGGgcattgacaacgccccttgcatgtgaccgaAAGTGCATCGGTTtgtaataagtgcttgtgcgataagaatgcgaagtgttctttccttatgatgagcattatttttatcgggttttaatgctaatatgtgtgtatttatgttactttcatgaagatagggttgtgaggccgaatattagagaaagaagccaatgtggattgtaaatgcaccatttggaggaaatcttgataatgttcaaatgcgaagacataagtcgggtttaagatgcaagaatgtgtgccaacctccttatattcaagttagcacaacgatttggaggggcacaagggcagtcacattcaagaattccggcttgtgcatgtataacaagatctccaccaacgtgtccgtttattgaagaagcaaagcgatctacggcgtaaacgtgtgcccgtttatgttacctcgatgaaaacatggattcgagagtgtttcaggccgatactgtagcaaacactgttgcaggtactgttcacagccgcccaaagaaggagtaaaacagagaatccacacgagcgtgtggaaattccacacgcccgtgcaaaaaatccacaggggcgcccacatgggcatgtggattcccgattctagctctatttaaggccgatttcaacctcaatttcagaattcttttctccatcttttccccaacttgagagagggctttggctagggttttgagaggtattagctcgggatttggagaggttctattgCTCCGATATCGCgatctgtttggaagaaggttagtgggagagctttcgtcagcaccgatccggggaggtgtattctaggccgaacaaagggactCTTAGACGAGTAGAAGACTATCCACAAGagcatcgccacgactatcgagtgggttttctatggattctttgcttttacatttgattttattaattgtaattagctccatggagagctaaaccccctagtgggtacttggatatttgtgaaccctaggatgtcttcgtttcattgaacctctttattatgctttcaattaattgatgttttatttgagttcaaatcttgaatgcttgattgtacccttagagtgacactagggttgagagttcttgttggtaacccttgtgagtaagtgacacaccacgagagttaaacaaagatagattggagagggttgagagagtgagtcgagaggtagcggagcgtcccctttcccctccggtgtgatatattctacctctatttcctcaagttctttgccgtcatagtagagtgaatgggctaaaggatggccttccgctggggcttagttgtgggtgcaacagagtgaagcgttgaagagattttagcacctagggcttaattgtggctagggaccttccacctggaccaaagggttaggtctacatctaggaataggatttatcacttggaatccctagaactcattgcaattctatatgagtgtgaggttgagaggttattcaattttttcctccgggacatgtatagagttaggcatggttgaccttagatttgggaccatgtatttaaggatctccacgactcatgattgcatcagttagaaagtataatagagggttcttgcacttgaaatgattgtcctaggcggaacaatatccgggtaccccatttatatcgattgctttaccttctcctttacttgtgctctctttcttgttcttttacttttgttatttcacatcttgtcacacatattactatttatctttcacttagttaagaaacaatttaattgtttttattccctacttcctgtggatatgataccccactcatctgggattttattactttgacaaacccgtgcacttgcaggacatacgcaaggggcgttgtcagtttgtcgaagtaataaattcctagGTGAGTCggatatcatatccacagggaatagtgattagaaacaccaagattgttatttaactatgatgaagat comes from Dioscorea cayenensis subsp. rotundata cultivar TDr96_F1 chromosome 15, TDr96_F1_v2_PseudoChromosome.rev07_lg8_w22 25.fasta, whole genome shotgun sequence and encodes:
- the LOC120276958 gene encoding protein kinase PINOID-like; the protein is MHNKNSTLITTSPKPQEMSSQSMISDLSLDSDEDNSSQTQNSSQSSTSSSSGSYDHCPKFSPPSATKLYPQDFELIRRIGTGDIGTVYLCHLRNDPTKSYAMKIVDNRELAKKNKLNRADTERTILRTLHHPFLPKLHADFAASPHYSCLVMDYCSGGDLHTLRHQLPSRRFPLASARFYAAEVLLALEYLHMMGIVYRDLKPENILIRSDGHIMLTDFDLSLQSTTSPAIDDSHSNNPSCLPFISCKTNPYQFVAEPVTARSTSFVGTHEYVAPEIATGKAHGSAVDWWAYGVFLYENLYGHTPFAGKTNESTLFNIVKRGLVFPAASSPLDSLARDLISRLLVKDPVNRLGSRRGAADIKAHPFFKGVNFALLRSCKPPVIPGLEWSDRKKPARFDLF